One region of Primulina tabacum isolate GXHZ01 chromosome 1, ASM2559414v2, whole genome shotgun sequence genomic DNA includes:
- the LOC142543517 gene encoding uncharacterized protein LOC142543517 — MQGLRAGTGELARIGGSTNPRTSRVMNALFLRELSKMKAGGSSSASQKSVTPAVTMGPKGDCSAAEKKKTSSCSTTAKKPASSPSSPIATKKKKAGSSSSASKRASSPPPRAKSPPPSGKQKASTDLSPSAPQHGKRKISEISVVSVSSPGGSEPDEGPPLESAVHPLYTSDSAIVGRGPTHLAQKIMYQFPSDADASFMSSLGWSDLLRRTCSSVTEGMMYVGELAERAHAARSDSCQELREVQALRKQLQATIDEMKVSHAE; from the exons AGTCATGAATGCCCTATTTCTCCGTGAACTTTCCAAGATGAAGGCTGGGGGTTCCTCATCAGCATCCCAGAAGTCCGTTACCCCGGCAGTCACGATGGGCCCAAAGGGAGATTGTTCCGCTGctgagaaaaagaaaacaagttCCTGTTCTACTACCGCGAAGAAGCCTGCTAGCTCCCCTAGCTCTCCTATTGCTacgaagaagaagaaggcagGCTCTTCCTCCTCCGCCTCAAAGCGAGCCTCCTCGCCACCTCCTCGCGCCAAGTCCCCTCCTCCGTCTGGTAAGCAAAAGGCATCCACTGATCTTAGCCCGTCAGCCCCTCAGCATGGCAAGCGCAAGATTTCTGAGATTTCTGTCGTATCAGTCTCTTCTCCAGGGGGGTCCGAGCCCGATGAGGGTCCTCCCCTTGAATCGGCGGTGCATCCTCTATACACTTCGGATTCGGCCATCGTGGGGCGGGGTCCTACTCATCTGGCTCAAAAGATAATGTATCAGTTTCCTTCCGACGCCGATGCATCGTTCATGAGTTCACTGGGGTGGTCAGACCTCCTCCGCCGGACATGCAGCAGTGTCACCGAG GGCATGATGTACGTCGGGGAGTTGGCTGAGCGCGCTCACGCCGCTCGATCCGACTCTTGTCAAGAATTACGCGAGGTTCAGGCTCTCCGCAAACAGCTCCAGGCTACTATTGATGAGATGAAAGTGTCACATGCCGAGTAG